In Alcaligenes faecalis, the sequence TACAGTACTGTACTTAAAACCAGCACCTAGTGCAATCAGTACCTGCCATGATGTTGCGCCTGCCCCACTGACAGGCTGAAACCCAGCCCCGAAGCTAGTCACAGCCAATTCACTACCAGGCTGGCCCTATCCCTCCCAAGCGTTTTCGGTGCTGGCAAAGCACTTCCATACAGTGCTTTACACAGTAGTCCTGCACAGCAACGCTTCCTGTCATACCCCAAAAAAAGCCCTCGCGCCGCAATGGCACGAGGGCTTTTTGTCTGAACCTAACGGTAATGCTTACTTGTTAGGCTGAGGCGTCACACGCAGGTAAGGACGGATCTCGGTGTAGCCTTTGGGGAATTTCTGCTTCAGAACTTCAGGGTCCTTCAGGCTGGGAACGATGATCACGTCGTCACCGTCTTCCCAGTTCACTGGCGTAGCCACGCTGTGGCTGTCGGTCAGTTGCAGGGAGTCGATCACGCGCAGGATTTCGTTGAAGTTGCGGCCCGTGCTGGCTGGGTAAGTGATGATCAGACGCACTTTCTTGGCAGGGTCGATGATGAACACCGAACGCACTGTCACGGTGGTGCTGGCGTTGGGGTGGATCATATCGTACAGATCCGACACCTTGCGGTCAGCGTCAGCCAGGATGGGGAAGTTAACCGTGGTTTTTTGAGTTTCGTTGATGTCATCAATCCACTTGCCGTGGGAATCAACATCGTCAACGGAAACGGCAATCACTTTCACGCCGCGCTTGGCGAACTCGTCCGCCAGCTTGGCGGTGTAACCCAGTTCGGTGGTGCACACAGGCGTAAAGTCGGCTGGGTGGGAGAACAAGACGCCCCAGCTATTACCCAAGAACTCGTGAAACTTGATGGTGCCAGCGGAGGATTTTTGTTCAAAATCAGGGGCCAGGTCACCCAGACGAAGTGTAGCCATTACGTTCCTCTTTTCGAAATGCAGCCGCGATCAGGAGATCACCGACTTAAATAATCAGGACTAGTCAGATGATTTTGTCAGTATAAAGAGTGCGCTTCAAATAATTTAAAGCTATATCAATATACCCAAAAAAGGCCCGGCAGCCAAAGAGGCGGCGCGGGCCTTTATGCCTTGCGGCTTGACGACTTACAGCAGTTCAGTCGACAGGTAAGGAGTCAGCTCCACACCGTCCGCTACCGACAGGGCCAAGGCGCCGGCACGTGGCAGCAAGTGGCTGGCAAAGAACACGCTGGTGGACAGCTTGCGGCGCAGGAATGGATCCTGGCTACCTTCGCTCAGTGCTTTCTCGGCCGCCAAGGCGGCGCGGGCCATCTGCCAGCCGGTCAACACATAACCGGACAGCATCAGGAAAGGCACGCTGCCCAGGAACACGGCAGACAGGTCTTTCTGAGCGTTCATCAGGGTGAACATGGCAGCACGTTCCACGCTCTTCACACCGGCTTCCAGACGATCAGCGATCAGGCTCAAGGCAGCCTTGTGCTCACCGCCCTGAGCCGCACGTTCACGCAGCTTGGCCACGGTAGCACCCAGCTCGGGAGCCAGCCCCTGGATCACAGCGCCAGCATCACGCAGCACCTTGCGACCGATGAAGTCGTTGGCCTGAATGGCGGTGGTGCCTTCGTAGATAGGCAGAATGCGCGAGTCGCGGTAGTGCTGGGCTGCACCGGTTTCTTCGATAAAGCCCATACCACCATGCACCTGCACACCCAGGGAAGTCACTTCCAGGGACATTTCAGTGCTGAAACCCTTGACCACCGGCACCAGGAACTCGTACAGAGCCTGGTAACGCTTGCGGGCATTTTCGTCTGCACTGTGACGCGCCTTGTCGTTCACACCGGCTGCGAAGTAAGCCAGCGCACGGGAGCCTTCTGTCAGAGCACGCATTTGCACCAGCATGCGCTGCACGTCGGGGTGATGAGCGATGGAGACGGCTTTACCGCCCGTCAGGGGAGCACCCTGCACACGGTCGTTCGCGTATTCAACAGCTTGTTGCAAAGCACGTTCAGCCACGGCGATACCCTGCACGCCCACTGCGTAACGGGCCGCGTTCATCATGATGAACATGTACTTCAGGCCTTCGTTTTCCTTGCCGACCAGGTAGCCAACAGCGCCCTCGCCCACATCACCCTTGCCCGAGCCGTACAGCAGCACGGCGGTCGGGCTGCCGTGGATGCCCAGCTTGTGCTCCAGCGACGCACACCAGACGTCGTTGCGAGCACCCAGGGAACCATCATCGTTGACCATGAACTTGGGCACGATGAACAGCGAAATCCCTTTCACACCGGCAGGCGCATCAGGTGTACGGGCCAGCACCAGATGGACGATGTTCTCGGCCATATCGTGCTCACCATAGGTGATGAAAATCTTTTGACCGCTGATGCGGTAGCTGCCGTCATCCTGAGGAACAGCGCGACTGGCAACCTGGGCCAGATCCGAACCGGCCTGAGGCTCGGTCAGGTTCATGGTGCCGGTCCAGCGGCCTTCCAGCAAAGGAGGCAGGAAACGTTCTTTCTGCTCGTCCGAGCCGACCATGGACACGGCTTCGATCACGCCGTCAGTCAGCAAAGGACACAAGGAAAAAGCCAGGTTGGCGGCATTGATGTTTTCACATGCCACGGCACCGATCAGCTTGGGCAGGCCCTGGCCACCCAGCTCGACTTCGTGCTGCAAGCCTTGCCAGCCGGCTTTTGCAAATTCTTCAAAGGCTTTTTTAAAGCCGGGTGTGGTGGTGACCACACCGTCATTCCACTTGGCGCCATTCTGATCACCGGCGCGGTTCAAAGGTGCTACTTCCTGCTCAACGAAGCGGGCGTTCTCATCAATAATGGCATCGATCAACTCGGCCGAGAAATCCTCAAAGCCAGGCAACTCCAGCACACCAGGTAGATCAGCCAGCTCTGTAAGCGCAAAGCGGATGTCTTGGGTGGGTACACGATACGTCATGAACACTCCTACACAGAAACAAAAAGGACCGAAGCCACAATCAGGCCCCTAGGATATACGCACTGAAAAAAAGCCTGCTGGAGAAGTATCCAGCAGGCCGATGGGCGCTTAGAGCGCTTTTTCTAACTCAGGCACAGCCTCGAACAGATCCGCGACCAAACCGTAGTCGGCCACGCCAAAAATAGGCGCTTCAGGATCTTTATTGATCGCCACGATGACCTTGGAGTCTTTCATGCCAGCCAAGTGCTGGATGGCACCGGAAATACCCACGGCCACGTACAGCTGAGGAGCCACGATCTTGCCTGTCTGACCAACCTGCCAGTCGTTTGGTGCATAGCCGGCGTCCACTGCAGCGCGCGAGGCACCCAGTGCAGCACCCAGCTTGTCAGCCAGACCGTCCAGCAGTTTGAAGTTTTCGGCGCTGCCCATGCCGCGACCACCGGACACGACCACACCGGCACCAGCCAATTCAGGACGATCACTCTTGGCCACTTCACGGCTGACGAACGTCGAACGACCGGAATCAGCGACG encodes:
- a CDS encoding peroxiredoxin, with product MATLRLGDLAPDFEQKSSAGTIKFHEFLGNSWGVLFSHPADFTPVCTTELGYTAKLADEFAKRGVKVIAVSVDDVDSHGKWIDDINETQKTTVNFPILADADRKVSDLYDMIHPNASTTVTVRSVFIIDPAKKVRLIITYPASTGRNFNEILRVIDSLQLTDSHSVATPVNWEDGDDVIIVPSLKDPEVLKQKFPKGYTEIRPYLRVTPQPNK
- a CDS encoding acyl-CoA dehydrogenase, yielding MTYRVPTQDIRFALTELADLPGVLELPGFEDFSAELIDAIIDENARFVEQEVAPLNRAGDQNGAKWNDGVVTTTPGFKKAFEEFAKAGWQGLQHEVELGGQGLPKLIGAVACENINAANLAFSLCPLLTDGVIEAVSMVGSDEQKERFLPPLLEGRWTGTMNLTEPQAGSDLAQVASRAVPQDDGSYRISGQKIFITYGEHDMAENIVHLVLARTPDAPAGVKGISLFIVPKFMVNDDGSLGARNDVWCASLEHKLGIHGSPTAVLLYGSGKGDVGEGAVGYLVGKENEGLKYMFIMMNAARYAVGVQGIAVAERALQQAVEYANDRVQGAPLTGGKAVSIAHHPDVQRMLVQMRALTEGSRALAYFAAGVNDKARHSADENARKRYQALYEFLVPVVKGFSTEMSLEVTSLGVQVHGGMGFIEETGAAQHYRDSRILPIYEGTTAIQANDFIGRKVLRDAGAVIQGLAPELGATVAKLRERAAQGGEHKAALSLIADRLEAGVKSVERAAMFTLMNAQKDLSAVFLGSVPFLMLSGYVLTGWQMARAALAAEKALSEGSQDPFLRRKLSTSVFFASHLLPRAGALALSVADGVELTPYLSTELL